The genomic segment CAGCGATTTGAGCCCAAGTTTCACCAGCGATGTTTTTTCTTTTACTCCGGTCAGCCTGGACGCCTTTTCAAGAAGGTTATCCTCAATGTTCAAAGTTGTTCTCATATATTTGTCTCTTGCTTTAAGTATGCTTGTTCGTATGTATTAATATGCATCTTTTGTGTGATGCAGTCAAACATTCAGGGTTGGCCCGGGCGGCTAATCCCATAGCCTACCCGCGCTAAAATCCTAAAAACTCCAGCCCAGCGTCGCCGCGTACTGGGTGTAGTTGCCGTCCCCTTTCACTCCGGAAAGGTTCACCTCCGTCCCGGTAAGCGTCCGGACCTGCACACCAAGGCTCATCCTGCCCCATATCCTGTATGCGATCCCCGCCACGCCGAAAAGCCCGGAGCGCCAGTTGTCCGTCGCCTCGTCGTTTGCGCTTGTGGTGGTGGTGGTGGTGGTGCTGGTGGTAATGGTTGTTGTCGCGGTTGACAAGTCCGCGGGATCGTCGTTGGTTGTGGTGGTGGTGGTCTGGACCGTTGTCGTGGTGGTTCCGCTTGTGGTGGTGGTTGTTGTCGTGGCCGACGAGGGGACCGATGTGGCCTGGTAAGTGTTCGACGTGCTGGTGGTGGAGGTATTTGCCGTTGTGGAGGCTTCTTTCACCTTCACGCTTATCCACGCCGCCCCGGCGGCGCCATATATGGTCAGGTCATCGATGGCCACGCTGGCCTTCAGCCCGGCGCCAACCTCCGACGTAGTGGTCGTATTGTTGATGGTGGAGCTCCTCGATCCGCTGGAGGTTACCGCCACCGCGTCCTTGGTGGACGACAATGCGCTAAAAAACGGCTTGATCAGCCAGCCGGGCCTGCCTATCTCCAAATCAATCCCGACGGCGGGCTGGGCTTCGGCGGGAGCGTAATATCTGGTGGTCAGGTTCCTCTGCCCAAACAGCACATCAACCGCGCCGCTATAGCCCGATGGCGTCTCCACCTGGGCCGTGGCCAGCATCGGCATCAAGCTGAGGCTTCCGGATTTTGCGGGCTGTCCTGATGGCGTCTCCTGCGCGGAAGAATGCGTTGGCGCCAAAGCCAGCGACGCCAGCGCAAGAATCAATGTCAGCTTGTTTTTTATCATTTGGCGCAAAGCTCCATCACTGTTATCTGGAAAGGGCCTCTATTCTTTTTAACGCCTCGCTCCGCTGCTTTTTATAGGCGCCGGAGCGCTCTTCGGACGTGGCGATAAACTTGCGGTAGGCGTTGAGCGCCTCGTCCTTTTTGCCAAGCGCATCGGAGGAATATGCCGTGTTCAGCCACACTTCGGGCATTGCGGGCGCCGTTTTTTCCGCTTCCTTCAAGTACTGCAATGCGCTCTCGTTGCTGTTCTTCTGCTGTTCCACCACGGCCCGCTGCACCAAAAGCCTTGGTTGGGCGGGGTCCAGCGCCAGCCCCTGGTCCAGATAGTTTTTAGCCGCGTCCAGCTTCCCCTGGCCAAGATACGCCGTCCCCATCAGCAAACACGGCTCCCAGTTTTCCATCGGCGCGGCGAACAGGGGTTGAAGCGTCTCCGAAGCCAGGTCATACGAGCCTGACGCCAGAAGCTTTTTCGCTTTGAGCACCCTTTCCTCAGCCTGTGGGCTCAGTTTGGATGGAGCTTTAACCCTGGATTTTGGTTCTTTCACCGGGCCTTTCATTTTTTTTCCCGCGCCCGCGCCGGGCGCCATCGGCTCCTGCGCTATATTAGCTTCCGCAAATACCTTGTTATGGTCGATCTTCGTCAATATAAGCTTCGCCGGATTTCCCTTCACGGTCTCCACATGAAGCTTTGCGCTTATCGCGGCCTGGGCATCCTTTATTTTCCCGTCAGGCGGGACCGCCAAAAGGTAATATGACGGCCGTCTTTCATACGTTCCCTTCACGGTGAACGCCCCCAGTTCCCTGCCGACCTGATAAAGCTTTTTGAGCGCAGCCTCTTCGTTTGTGTATGTGGCGATCAGGAACACGAACCTCTTTTCCGGCATGGACCGCAATCCCGCCTCCCATATGGCCGGGGCCTCGCCCAACCCCTTGTCCGACACCGCTTTCCATCCACCTTCCAGCCATTCGATATTTTCAATAACAGGCTCGGCCTGTTTGGTTTGTGACGGCGAAGGTTGTTGAGCTGTGACGGTTGGCGCCGATGGTTGTGGCTTCACCATCTCCTTCACGGCCACGGCCGTGACCGCCTCCGGCTTGGGTTGCGGGGCCGCAACCGGAGCCGCCGGGGTTTGTTCAACCGTTGCCGGTTGTGCTTGTTCCGCCGGTGGAGCGATCGCCTGTTCCGGTTGTTGAACGGGCGCCGCCGGGGCCAGCGGCAGTGGCGTGGACTGAGCCGCCAGTTTTTGCGCCACCTTCATTTTTTCTTTTTGCAGGAAATCCAGCCCGACCCAAAGCCCGGCGCCAAGGACCAGCATGACAGCGATGAATGCTATATACGCTGTCTTGCGTTTGCCGCCTGGCTTCCTGTCCC from the Nitrospinota bacterium genome contains:
- a CDS encoding type II toxin-antitoxin system VapB family antitoxin — its product is MRTTLNIEDNLLEKASRLTGVKEKTSLVKLGLKSLIAMESGKRLATLGGSEKKLAAIPRRRSAGRRDDAC